A single Arachnia propionica DNA region contains:
- the pspAA gene encoding PspA-associated protein PspAA, with amino-acid sequence MIVRLMGLGQWTMEPEQLLELNEIDEAVEQAVKAGDQEQLHKELQRLVEAVRSNGQEVPDDLIVESDLVLPDVDATLEEVRELLDSTSEYYGLIPDPEAGLESAQSE; translated from the coding sequence ATGATCGTTCGTCTCATGGGGCTCGGACAGTGGACCATGGAGCCCGAGCAGCTGCTCGAACTCAACGAGATCGACGAGGCGGTCGAGCAGGCCGTCAAGGCCGGGGACCAGGAACAGCTCCACAAGGAACTCCAGCGGCTCGTCGAGGCCGTCCGGAGCAACGGCCAGGAGGTGCCCGACGACCTGATCGTCGAATCCGACCTCGTGCTGCCCGACGTGGACGCCACCCTCGAGGAGGTACGGGAACTGCTCGACAGCACCTCCGAGTACTACGGACTAATTCCGGACCCGGAAGCGGGCCTCGAATCCGCCCAGAGCGAGTGA
- a CDS encoding PspA/IM30 family protein translates to MAGIFERIALMFKSKAHKTLDKYEDPRETLDYSYERQLELLRKVRRGVADVATSRKRVELQAQKMSSEIDRYTVTAQRALESNREDLAREALTRKAGLTTQLQDLQNQHAALQAEEEKLVRASTRLQAKVDAFRTRKETIKATYSAAEAQTRINEAFTGISEEMSDVGMAIQRAEDKTLQLQARASAVDELLASGALEDPTGSVGSDLDRELDALASGSSVENELAAMKAQLSGGSGTTNPQISSTPTSNFPMIENTRTTNNNGGQA, encoded by the coding sequence ATGGCAGGCATCTTTGAGCGGATCGCCCTGATGTTCAAGAGCAAGGCTCACAAAACGCTAGACAAGTACGAGGACCCGCGCGAGACCCTGGACTACTCCTATGAGCGCCAACTCGAGTTGCTCCGCAAGGTGCGCCGGGGCGTGGCGGACGTGGCAACCAGCCGTAAACGCGTCGAACTCCAGGCCCAGAAGATGAGCTCCGAGATCGACCGTTACACAGTCACCGCGCAGCGTGCCCTTGAATCCAACCGCGAGGATCTCGCCCGCGAAGCCCTGACCCGCAAGGCCGGCCTCACCACCCAGCTGCAGGACCTCCAGAACCAGCACGCCGCCCTCCAGGCGGAGGAGGAGAAGCTGGTGCGCGCCAGCACCCGGCTCCAGGCAAAGGTGGACGCCTTCCGGACCCGCAAGGAAACGATCAAGGCCACCTACTCGGCGGCCGAGGCGCAGACCCGGATCAACGAGGCCTTCACCGGCATCTCCGAGGAGATGAGCGATGTCGGCATGGCAATTCAGCGCGCCGAGGACAAGACCCTGCAGCTGCAGGCCCGTGCTTCGGCCGTCGACGAGTTGCTGGCCTCCGGGGCCCTCGAGGATCCCACGGGTTCGGTCGGGAGCGATCTCGATCGCGAACTCGACGCCCTGGCCTCCGGGTCCTCGGTCGAGAACGAACTCGCCGCCATGAAGGCGCAGCTCAGCGGCGGTTCCGGCACCACGAACCCCCAGATCTCCTCCACACCCACATCCAATTTCCCGATGATCGAGAACACCAGGACCACCAACAACAACGGGGGGCAGGCATGA
- a CDS encoding DUF3043 domain-containing protein, with protein MALFRPYERKTDQPGRKPYQRTRLVPEPDQKTGTTVPKGKAAVPEEKKSQDESGQKTRETTPGVGAPDKTPAGAGKVKVTRRHPVRKSEPTLTRKQAEAARMQRLHPNLSPKEQRKADRDAQAKARIDAWDKVEASPERVLARDYIDTRWTITEFMFPAMILIMAGTMATAQWPLISVSIGLGLWVMLILSFINTWFIWRGFKKLLLQRVPRASLRGLLMYMFNRSLMIRRFRRPTPRINRGETI; from the coding sequence GTGGCACTGTTCCGCCCCTACGAGCGCAAGACCGATCAACCGGGACGCAAACCCTACCAACGGACCCGGTTGGTGCCAGAACCCGACCAGAAAACCGGGACCACCGTCCCGAAGGGGAAGGCCGCCGTCCCGGAGGAGAAGAAGAGCCAGGACGAGAGCGGCCAGAAAACCCGGGAGACTACGCCCGGAGTCGGGGCGCCGGACAAGACCCCGGCCGGGGCCGGGAAGGTGAAGGTGACCCGCCGCCATCCGGTGCGCAAGTCGGAGCCCACCCTCACCCGCAAGCAGGCGGAGGCCGCGAGGATGCAGCGGCTGCACCCGAACCTGAGCCCGAAGGAGCAGCGCAAGGCCGACCGCGACGCCCAGGCCAAGGCCCGGATCGACGCCTGGGACAAGGTGGAGGCTTCACCGGAACGCGTTCTGGCCCGCGACTACATCGACACCCGCTGGACGATCACCGAGTTCATGTTTCCCGCGATGATCCTGATCATGGCCGGAACGATGGCCACGGCACAGTGGCCGCTGATCAGCGTCTCCATCGGGCTCGGGCTGTGGGTGATGCTCATCCTGAGTTTCATCAACACGTGGTTCATCTGGCGGGGCTTCAAGAAACTCCTGCTGCAGCGCGTCCCGAGGGCGAGTCTCAGAGGGTTGCTGATGTACATGTTCAACCGGTCGTTGATGATCCGCCGGTTCCGGCGGCCGACGCCCCGGATCAACCGTGGGGAGACGATATGA
- the rocF gene encoding arginase, with the protein MKLTLIGAPTDIGASVAGCRLGPGALRVAGIGKALRAFGVDVRDAGDVTGPPNPQSPPVDGYRHLPEVIEWNRAVRDAVAAELADGRMPVLMGGDHSLAIGSISAIAAHCRRAGKKLRVIWVDAHADINTNELTPSGNIHGMPVACLLGDGPEELTGMSDRKPAIEVDNIRQVGLRSVDPGEKRVLVDKGLEVFDMRFLDEAGMRHAMERALHDIDGDTHIHLSLDLDFVDPQVAPGVGTPVVGGPTYREAQLAMEMIADTGRLGSIDLVEINPALDIRNTTAELAVDLVESLFGKSTLLRFTEA; encoded by the coding sequence ATGAAACTGACTCTCATCGGAGCCCCCACTGACATCGGCGCCAGTGTCGCGGGCTGTCGCCTCGGACCAGGGGCGTTGCGTGTCGCCGGTATCGGAAAGGCCCTGCGGGCCTTCGGAGTGGATGTCCGCGACGCGGGCGATGTCACCGGGCCGCCGAATCCCCAGAGCCCGCCGGTTGACGGCTACCGCCACCTGCCGGAGGTGATCGAGTGGAACCGGGCGGTGCGTGACGCAGTCGCCGCCGAACTGGCGGACGGCCGGATGCCGGTGCTGATGGGCGGCGACCACAGCCTGGCCATCGGCAGCATCAGCGCCATCGCCGCGCACTGCCGCAGGGCCGGCAAGAAGCTGCGCGTCATCTGGGTGGACGCCCACGCCGACATCAACACCAATGAACTCACCCCCTCCGGGAACATCCACGGCATGCCGGTGGCCTGCCTGCTCGGCGACGGACCGGAGGAACTGACCGGCATGTCGGACCGGAAACCCGCCATCGAAGTGGACAACATCCGTCAGGTCGGGTTGCGCAGCGTCGATCCCGGCGAGAAACGGGTGCTCGTGGACAAGGGCCTCGAGGTGTTCGACATGCGTTTCCTCGACGAGGCCGGCATGCGGCACGCCATGGAACGCGCCCTCCACGACATCGACGGGGACACCCACATCCACCTAAGCCTCGATCTAGATTTCGTGGACCCGCAGGTCGCCCCCGGTGTTGGTACCCCGGTCGTCGGGGGACCGACCTACCGGGAGGCTCAGCTGGCCATGGAGATGATCGCCGACACCGGGAGGCTGGGGTCCATAGACCTGGTCGAGATCAACCCGGCACTCGACATCCGCAACACCACCGCCGAACTCGCCGTCGACCTCGTCGAGAGCCTGTTCGGCAAGTCCACCCTGCTTCGTTTCACCGAGGCCTGA
- a CDS encoding ABC transporter ATP-binding protein, which produces MRTAVREVLHLFGMLRACGGLFAASTVVTMLSQLTLVSVSITSVWLTTTLMADPDAGLSLLTGVLFGGVAFHALSLLLEVWWSHEVAYRILHIFRVRIYAAIRRIAPLGLQGRRTGDVASAAMGDAETLEWFYAHTASTAICAVISPALMIGVLCWLVGPIGLVMALACVLLVACPLLLMGVQTRQGIRLRKSLSDLRVTVLDFVHGQRELRSLGMVERQESAILSGTESIQRIKIGQSLRQSVEKACGGILTAIATLVLIVVLTGGVIEGRIAPDILPVAIVLAGMSTAPVISLTGMLARVGEIGACAGRIRGILEVEDPIPAAPEPGLRSRPGERGALNLESVSFAYGDEKVLEDITLAVEPGRSISLVGPSGAGKTTIANLVMRFLDPGEGEVRFNGENLRAVAPDEHRERLALVPQDCHIFAGTVGSNLSLARPEASDAQLWEALERAGLAEMVRRLGGLEARIGDRGANLSGGERQRLGIARAFLRDPELLILDEPLANLDPFLEAEISANMARLRSDRTTVVIAHRLTSIRMAERIIVLNDGRIEASGNHDELLGNPFYRNLLGTQIGDET; this is translated from the coding sequence GTGAGAACCGCTGTTCGTGAAGTACTGCACCTGTTCGGGATGCTGAGAGCCTGCGGGGGTCTGTTCGCCGCCTCCACGGTGGTCACCATGCTGTCGCAGCTGACGTTGGTGTCGGTCAGCATCACATCGGTCTGGCTCACCACCACCCTGATGGCCGATCCGGACGCCGGACTGTCGCTGCTGACCGGGGTGCTGTTCGGGGGCGTCGCCTTTCACGCCTTGAGCCTCCTGCTCGAGGTCTGGTGGTCCCACGAGGTGGCCTACCGGATTCTCCACATCTTCCGGGTCCGGATCTATGCGGCGATCAGGCGCATCGCCCCGCTGGGACTGCAGGGGAGAAGAACCGGGGACGTGGCCTCCGCGGCCATGGGTGACGCGGAGACCCTGGAGTGGTTCTACGCGCACACCGCGAGTACTGCCATCTGCGCGGTCATCAGCCCCGCCCTGATGATCGGTGTTCTCTGCTGGCTGGTGGGGCCGATCGGCCTTGTGATGGCGCTCGCGTGCGTGCTGCTGGTCGCCTGCCCGTTGCTGCTGATGGGAGTCCAGACGAGGCAGGGGATCAGGCTCAGGAAGAGCCTTTCCGACCTGCGCGTCACGGTCCTGGACTTCGTGCACGGGCAGCGGGAGCTGCGCAGCCTGGGAATGGTGGAACGCCAGGAGTCGGCGATCCTGTCGGGAACCGAATCGATCCAGCGGATCAAAATCGGGCAGTCACTGAGGCAGTCGGTGGAGAAGGCCTGCGGTGGGATCCTCACCGCCATCGCGACCTTGGTCCTCATAGTTGTATTGACCGGTGGGGTCATCGAGGGCAGGATCGCCCCGGACATCCTGCCCGTGGCCATCGTGCTGGCCGGGATGAGCACCGCCCCGGTCATCTCCCTGACCGGGATGCTGGCCCGGGTGGGGGAGATCGGCGCCTGCGCAGGGAGAATCCGGGGGATCCTGGAAGTGGAGGATCCGATCCCCGCGGCCCCGGAGCCGGGGCTGCGCTCGCGACCCGGTGAGCGGGGAGCGCTCAACCTCGAATCGGTGTCGTTCGCCTACGGCGACGAGAAGGTGCTGGAGGACATCACCCTGGCCGTGGAACCGGGACGCTCGATCAGCCTGGTGGGTCCCTCCGGGGCGGGGAAGACGACCATCGCCAACCTGGTGATGCGTTTCCTGGACCCCGGTGAGGGGGAGGTGCGTTTCAACGGTGAGAACCTGAGGGCCGTCGCCCCCGACGAGCACCGCGAACGACTGGCCCTGGTGCCGCAGGACTGCCACATCTTCGCCGGAACGGTCGGCTCCAACCTGTCCCTGGCTCGCCCGGAGGCATCCGATGCCCAGCTGTGGGAGGCCCTCGAGAGGGCCGGCCTGGCGGAGATGGTGCGCCGGCTGGGCGGGCTGGAGGCCAGGATCGGCGACCGCGGGGCCAACCTATCGGGAGGCGAACGCCAACGCCTGGGGATCGCGCGGGCCTTCCTCCGCGATCCCGAGCTGCTGATCCTGGATGAGCCACTGGCGAATCTCGACCCGTTCCTGGAGGCCGAGATCTCGGCGAACATGGCCCGGCTCCGATCGGACAGGACCACCGTGGTCATCGCCCACCGCCTCACCTCGATCAGGATGGCGGAGAGGATCATCGTCCTGAACGACGGGCGGATCGAGGCCAGCGGGAACCACGACGAGCTCCTGGGCAACCCGTTCTACAGGAACCTGCTCGGAACCCAGATCGGGGATGAGACATGA
- a CDS encoding ABC transporter ATP-binding protein/permease, which translates to MLLQHQSVVRAAGVGVRLLGFPVLAGLTSSALLILAAWVNAALFNELLGQRRPGELAWLAGALGVVLVLRPLVEFLGEIAQNRSGLVVKRNLRRALLAKFEELGPMRSGAGRSGALHSVLTDGIEAVEPYFVKYLSQLVVTVAVALAITVMIGMHSALIAGILLVCGIAVVAIPRIWDRVLAERGREHWDAYENMNSDFIDAMLGMTTLKSFGAAGYYGRQLETQSTRLLDSTLGQLRLSLGETGLSGAMKVLGPAVALVLGIGQIRGGSLTLGSLFLVILLSIELFRPFTALSSLWHESFYGISAASQMSALFRLVSGDPRPSGKGWGRPPAGDIEFDNVVYSYPEAGQPALDGASFRIPAGAVTAIVGLSGSGKSTALGLLMGFDRPAEGRIHVGGVDPATIPVERLITLVPQDPLLFPGTVREILAEASPGAGEAQMLATLGTVQAQELRTFETGDMNGILDVKVLERGTNLSGGQKQRLAIARALIRETPVLVLDESTSALDSRTEQRLLAGIREKHPGLTLILVTHRIDAASSADHVIVMEHGRVACQGSPGELLAEPGSPWGELVTMQTGREAV; encoded by the coding sequence ATGCTGTTGCAGCATCAGTCGGTCGTCAGGGCGGCTGGGGTGGGCGTCCGGTTGTTGGGTTTCCCGGTGCTCGCGGGCCTGACAAGTTCCGCTCTGCTCATCTTGGCGGCCTGGGTCAATGCCGCGCTGTTCAACGAACTTCTGGGGCAGCGGCGCCCGGGCGAGCTCGCGTGGCTGGCCGGAGCCCTCGGAGTCGTCCTGGTGCTCCGTCCCCTGGTCGAGTTCCTGGGGGAGATCGCCCAGAACCGTTCCGGTCTGGTCGTAAAACGCAACCTGCGGCGCGCGCTGCTGGCCAAGTTCGAGGAACTCGGGCCGATGCGTTCCGGTGCGGGCCGCAGCGGCGCGCTGCACTCCGTCCTCACCGACGGCATCGAGGCGGTCGAACCCTACTTCGTGAAATACCTCTCCCAACTTGTTGTCACGGTGGCCGTCGCCCTGGCCATCACCGTGATGATCGGGATGCACAGCGCGCTCATCGCGGGCATTCTCCTGGTCTGCGGCATAGCGGTGGTCGCCATCCCGCGGATCTGGGACAGGGTGCTCGCCGAGCGGGGAAGGGAGCACTGGGACGCCTACGAGAACATGAACTCCGACTTCATCGACGCCATGCTGGGAATGACCACGCTCAAGTCCTTCGGGGCGGCCGGGTACTACGGACGGCAGCTGGAGACGCAGTCCACGCGGCTGCTGGACTCGACCCTCGGCCAGCTCCGGCTCTCCCTGGGCGAGACCGGGCTCAGCGGGGCCATGAAGGTGCTGGGACCCGCCGTGGCTCTCGTCCTGGGGATCGGCCAGATCAGAGGGGGATCGCTCACCCTCGGGTCGCTTTTCCTGGTGATCCTCCTGTCCATCGAGTTGTTCCGGCCGTTCACCGCCCTCTCCAGTCTCTGGCACGAATCCTTCTACGGAATCTCCGCCGCCAGCCAGATGAGCGCGCTGTTCCGGCTGGTCTCTGGGGATCCCCGGCCGTCCGGGAAGGGATGGGGCAGACCCCCGGCGGGGGACATCGAGTTCGACAACGTCGTCTACAGCTATCCGGAGGCCGGGCAACCCGCGCTGGACGGGGCATCGTTCCGGATTCCCGCCGGCGCCGTCACCGCGATCGTCGGTCTGTCCGGTTCGGGGAAGTCCACCGCGCTCGGACTGCTGATGGGGTTCGACCGGCCCGCTGAAGGGAGGATCCACGTCGGCGGGGTGGACCCTGCCACCATTCCCGTCGAACGATTGATCACCCTGGTGCCGCAGGACCCGCTCCTGTTCCCCGGAACCGTCCGTGAGATTCTCGCCGAGGCCAGTCCCGGGGCCGGTGAGGCGCAGATGCTGGCCACCCTGGGAACGGTGCAGGCCCAGGAGCTGAGGACATTCGAGACCGGGGACATGAACGGCATCCTCGATGTGAAGGTCCTGGAACGGGGAACCAACCTCTCGGGCGGTCAGAAACAGCGGCTGGCGATTGCCCGAGCGCTGATCAGGGAAACTCCGGTCCTGGTCCTGGACGAATCCACCTCGGCCCTGGACTCCCGCACGGAGCAGCGGCTGCTGGCCGGGATCAGGGAGAAGCATCCGGGCCTGACCCTGATCCTCGTCACCCACCGGATCGACGCCGCATCGAGTGCCGATCACGTCATCGTCATGGAACACGGCCGGGTCGCCTGCCAGGGTTCTCCGGGGGAACTGCTGGCGGAACCCGGGAGTCCCTGGGGCGAACTCGTCACCATGCAGACTGGACGGGAGGCCGTGTGA
- a CDS encoding leucyl aminopeptidase, with protein sequence MSTNIPALKTAKSIDRDADVVVVGLTSVGGTPTLVGVPTDLEKAWSKQLPSPLLDTVVALGARSELGTLTTLPPVPQRLVVVGLGDVDVTPSALRHACGVALRKISGTKDAENLNVTISLELHDPELARAAAEGAVLGAYRIPRITQKPQKSSVAAITLVTGRAQLKESVEEAGVIAAAVVQARDWINTPPNLLYPETFAESAKAHVSDLKVGAEILDEKALAKGGYGGILAVGGGSSRSPRLLRLTWAPRGAKFHLALVGKGITFDSGGLDIKPAGQMASMTCDMSGAAAVIAATRAIAALGLSVKVTTYAAMAENLPSGTAYRSADVLTMFDGTTVENANTDAEGRLVMADALGRAGTDSPNLIVDVATLTGACMVALGKRTAGLMASDDATADRLLDAAEAAGEGFWHLPITDDIREGLKSDVADLRSSGKNRYGGALTAAAFLQHFIPEGVSWAHLDIAGPAWNDESPYGYTPLGGTGAAVRTLVALATQLAG encoded by the coding sequence GTGAGCACCAACATTCCCGCCCTGAAGACCGCAAAGAGCATCGACCGGGACGCCGACGTCGTCGTGGTCGGCCTCACCAGCGTCGGCGGGACCCCGACCCTCGTCGGGGTGCCGACGGATCTGGAGAAGGCCTGGAGCAAACAGCTCCCGTCACCGCTACTGGACACCGTCGTCGCACTGGGCGCCCGCAGCGAACTCGGCACACTGACCACCCTGCCCCCCGTACCTCAGCGACTCGTCGTGGTCGGCCTGGGCGACGTCGACGTCACCCCGTCGGCCCTCAGGCACGCGTGCGGGGTCGCCCTGCGGAAGATCAGCGGCACGAAGGACGCCGAGAACCTGAACGTCACCATCTCCCTCGAACTGCACGACCCCGAGCTGGCGCGGGCCGCCGCGGAGGGCGCCGTGCTGGGCGCCTACCGCATTCCCCGCATCACCCAGAAACCCCAGAAGAGCTCCGTGGCCGCCATCACGCTCGTGACCGGGCGCGCCCAGCTCAAGGAATCCGTCGAGGAGGCCGGGGTCATCGCGGCCGCCGTGGTACAGGCCCGCGACTGGATCAACACCCCGCCGAACCTGCTTTACCCCGAAACCTTCGCGGAGTCGGCCAAGGCCCACGTCTCGGACCTCAAGGTCGGGGCCGAGATCCTCGACGAGAAGGCCCTCGCCAAGGGCGGCTACGGCGGCATCCTGGCGGTGGGCGGGGGCTCGTCGAGATCCCCGCGCCTGCTCCGTCTCACCTGGGCCCCGCGCGGCGCGAAGTTCCACCTGGCGCTGGTTGGCAAGGGCATCACCTTCGACTCCGGTGGCCTGGACATCAAACCCGCCGGGCAGATGGCCTCCATGACCTGCGACATGTCGGGGGCGGCCGCCGTGATCGCCGCCACCCGGGCCATCGCGGCGCTCGGGCTGTCGGTCAAGGTCACCACCTACGCCGCCATGGCCGAGAACCTGCCCTCCGGCACCGCCTACCGCTCCGCCGACGTGCTCACCATGTTCGACGGAACCACCGTCGAGAACGCCAACACCGATGCCGAGGGCCGCCTTGTGATGGCCGACGCGCTGGGGCGGGCCGGCACCGACTCACCGAACCTGATCGTGGACGTCGCCACCCTGACGGGGGCCTGCATGGTGGCCCTCGGGAAACGCACCGCCGGGCTCATGGCCAGCGACGACGCCACCGCCGATCGCCTGCTCGACGCGGCCGAGGCGGCCGGGGAGGGTTTCTGGCACCTGCCGATCACCGATGACATCCGCGAGGGCCTCAAGTCGGATGTCGCGGATCTGCGGTCCAGCGGCAAGAACCGCTACGGCGGCGCCCTGACCGCGGCCGCCTTCCTGCAGCACTTCATCCCGGAGGGTGTCTCCTGGGCGCACCTGGACATCGCGGGCCCGGCCTGGAACGACGAGTCCCCGTACGGCTACACGCCGCTCGGCGGCACCGGCGCCGCGGTACGCACGCTGGTGGCCCTGGCGACCCAGCTGGCCGGCTGA
- a CDS encoding TetR/AcrR family transcriptional regulator: protein MPRPRKPLAPERRALLMRAARAYFARHGYRGASLQRILSEADFPRSSFYHFFQEKRALFDAALADGLTLLAGRIEVADPGTLTAESYWPTVLGLVEALGRACRNEDLAAVPVLFHLRDAPPSATRDRFERAAHQWCTLMVERGRALGKLERDLPADLHVELTWNMMVALDRWLATHPEHMDDSTRIACVLLTRMLKAADQ, encoded by the coding sequence ATGCCGCGCCCCCGGAAACCCTTGGCCCCCGAGCGCCGCGCCCTCCTGATGCGCGCCGCCCGCGCTTACTTCGCCCGCCACGGTTACCGCGGAGCGTCCCTGCAGCGGATCCTCTCGGAGGCCGATTTCCCCCGCAGCTCCTTCTACCATTTCTTCCAGGAGAAAAGAGCGCTGTTCGACGCCGCGCTCGCCGACGGCCTGACCCTGCTGGCGGGCCGCATAGAGGTGGCCGATCCCGGCACCCTCACAGCCGAGAGCTACTGGCCCACGGTTCTCGGCCTCGTGGAGGCCCTCGGCAGGGCCTGCCGCAACGAGGACCTGGCCGCCGTTCCCGTGCTCTTCCACCTGCGCGACGCGCCACCGTCGGCGACGCGGGACCGGTTCGAACGGGCCGCCCACCAGTGGTGCACGCTCATGGTGGAGCGCGGCCGCGCCCTAGGAAAGCTCGAGCGGGATCTCCCGGCCGACCTCCACGTGGAACTCACATGGAACATGATGGTGGCACTGGACCGGTGGCTCGCCACCCATCCCGAACACATGGACGACAGCACCCGGATCGCCTGCGTGCTCCTGACCCGGATGCTCAAGGCGGCGGACCAGTGA
- a CDS encoding SDR family oxidoreductase, with product MSAPDVLLLGATGYLGRHLAAELHRRGRRIRAVVRDARRAENPGAWGAPALSGLIDEQIVGDVRDPDLQDRLTAGVGSVVSALGVTRQGTDPWKIDHDANLGMLRAAERNGVGGFLYVHALGAERCPARLTRAKCAFVAELRSSPVTGMVVSPSGYFSDLAQLLLMARRGRVALTAPGARITPIHGADLAAVCVDHLYRGDGGTREVGGPEELSFREIAELAFKALGTRPRITRLPSRTLDAVALLARPFAPRRADMLRFLAWNMRTDSVAERTGSRRIGEFFAQQAGRIASPPGGNP from the coding sequence GTGAGCGCCCCGGATGTCCTCCTGCTGGGCGCCACCGGGTACCTGGGACGCCATCTCGCCGCGGAACTGCACCGGCGCGGTCGCCGAATCCGGGCCGTGGTCCGGGACGCACGGCGCGCGGAGAACCCCGGCGCCTGGGGCGCCCCCGCGCTGTCGGGTCTGATCGACGAGCAGATCGTCGGCGATGTGCGGGATCCGGACCTTCAGGACCGGTTGACCGCAGGCGTTGGCAGCGTCGTCTCGGCGCTCGGGGTCACCAGGCAGGGAACCGATCCGTGGAAGATCGATCACGACGCCAACCTCGGCATGCTGCGAGCAGCCGAGAGGAACGGGGTGGGAGGTTTCCTGTACGTGCACGCGCTGGGGGCGGAGCGGTGCCCGGCGCGACTCACCCGCGCGAAGTGCGCCTTCGTTGCCGAGCTCCGTTCCTCACCGGTGACGGGAATGGTCGTCAGTCCGAGCGGCTATTTCTCCGACCTGGCGCAGCTGCTGCTGATGGCGCGCCGGGGCCGGGTGGCGCTGACGGCACCCGGAGCGCGCATCACCCCGATCCACGGGGCGGATCTGGCGGCGGTGTGCGTCGATCACCTCTACCGGGGCGACGGCGGCACCAGGGAGGTCGGCGGCCCGGAGGAACTGAGTTTCCGCGAGATCGCCGAACTGGCGTTCAAGGCCCTCGGCACCCGCCCCAGGATCACCCGCCTGCCCTCCCGCACCTTGGACGCGGTGGCGCTGCTGGCCCGCCCCTTCGCGCCACGCAGGGCCGACATGCTCCGTTTCCTGGCGTGGAACATGCGCACGGACAGCGTCGCGGAACGCACCGGCAGCCGGAGGATCGGCGAGTTCTTCGCCCAGCAGGCCGGGCGCATCGCCTCCCCACCCGGAGGGAATCCATGA
- a CDS encoding glycosyltransferase codes for MSTGTPRRRFLFAPETFNLGETSRGVEVARALARAGHDVRFMGYSRTYAPYIREAGFDLDLLAPEVDDALAAGFFAFEQGRSLRFPFTTHTVRTRVRNELDLIARWQPDAVIIGTTLTLLLSARIAGVPLVYLRPYPLSASHLASVSDLPLCVHTGPASRCINRLAGFLAGKLAKHLRWKPAAFRRVAREHGLRLPGRTAAMLDADLAPIVSLFPLLDGRPLVPGEVAVGPIYAHAAGNLPPEVEELAREHRRPLIHVGLGSSARREVALPLLTALGDLDVDVVSTAGRYLTPRDRRGLPASVLVFDFLPAHQLGGLIDASLIHGGEGTVQTACASGVPFAGIGMQMEQKLNIEECVDFGNALAFTMRDIRRHRIPFLVERLLTDATLRRRARELAALMQGTDGARRSAEVILRFLDDRQ; via the coding sequence ATGAGCACCGGCACGCCTAGGCGGCGTTTCCTCTTCGCCCCCGAAACCTTCAACCTGGGTGAGACGTCTCGCGGGGTCGAGGTGGCCCGAGCACTCGCCCGGGCGGGACACGACGTACGTTTCATGGGGTACTCCCGCACCTATGCCCCCTACATCCGGGAGGCGGGTTTCGATCTCGACCTCCTCGCCCCCGAGGTGGACGATGCCCTGGCCGCCGGGTTCTTCGCCTTCGAGCAAGGGCGTTCGCTGCGTTTTCCGTTCACGACGCACACGGTGCGCACCCGGGTGCGAAACGAACTGGACCTGATCGCGCGCTGGCAACCCGACGCGGTGATCATCGGGACGACCCTCACTCTCCTGCTGTCTGCCAGGATCGCCGGGGTGCCGTTGGTGTACCTGCGTCCCTACCCCTTGAGCGCAAGCCACTTGGCTTCGGTCTCTGACCTTCCGCTGTGCGTGCACACAGGTCCCGCCTCTCGTTGCATCAACCGCCTCGCAGGATTCCTGGCCGGGAAACTCGCCAAGCATCTCCGGTGGAAACCAGCGGCTTTCCGCCGCGTTGCCCGCGAACACGGCCTCCGGCTTCCCGGGCGCACCGCAGCAATGCTCGACGCCGATCTGGCGCCGATCGTTTCCCTGTTCCCCCTGCTGGACGGGCGGCCCCTGGTGCCCGGTGAAGTGGCGGTCGGCCCCATCTACGCCCATGCCGCAGGGAACCTACCCCCGGAAGTGGAGGAACTCGCCCGGGAACACAGGCGTCCGCTCATCCACGTGGGCCTGGGTTCCTCCGCCCGCCGCGAGGTGGCGCTTCCGCTGCTCACCGCCCTCGGGGATCTCGATGTGGACGTCGTCTCCACGGCGGGCCGTTACCTAACCCCACGGGATCGTCGTGGGCTACCTGCTTCGGTTCTGGTCTTCGATTTCCTCCCCGCCCACCAACTGGGAGGACTCATCGACGCGTCGCTCATCCACGGGGGCGAGGGGACGGTGCAGACGGCCTGCGCCTCGGGCGTCCCCTTCGCAGGCATCGGCATGCAGATGGAGCAGAAACTCAACATCGAAGAATGCGTGGACTTCGGCAACGCGCTGGCCTTCACGATGCGTGACATCCGCCGGCACAGGATCCCCTTCCTGGTGGAACGGCTGCTCACCGACGCCACCCTGCGGCGACGCGCGCGAGAACTGGCCGCCCTGATGCAAGGCACCGACGGGGCACGGCGCAGCGCCGAGGTCATTCTGCGTTTCCTCGATGATCGGCAATGA